The DNA segment AATAGAAGCAAATTTATATCCAGAGTTATTTTTTCGCCTCAAGTTTGCTGTGGCACTGCCATGACTTGCAAAATTATAACCTGGCATCCATTTTACATCTCTTATCGAATCTGAAGCAGTATTAATGTTTATATCACTTCTAGTGGATCCATTTAAAGAACCCGTCCTTAAATCCCATATCTTGATACAGCCATCTTGACCACCACTAATTAACAGATTACTATCCACCATATTGAAATCAAAACTATTTACAGCTCTTGTGTGTTCTGAATAAGAAGTTATTAGTGTTTTATCCAATTTTTCTGCCTTATTTATGTCATAAATTGATATCACTGTCGACTTGGCACATATTGCAacataatttttataattattaaaaccTGTTTTCACATCTGCTATTGTACTTAATTTTAGTTGTCTATGCCTTTTATTCAGGTTTGACGATACTGCAGCATTTGAAATGGAACTTGATGCAGTTGTATCTGTAAAGTTATGAATTAAAGATATTGTTTTATCTTCCTCTGAAAATTTATAGTAACCTAAATGTGATTTACCTGCACAGATCAAACCGTTAGAATTCGgatcatttattttatctatACTTGAGAACTCTTTTTGTAAGTAGGTTGAATATACCAAACCTGTTGATTTCGGTACTGTCGGTACACTCACCGTTCTACTAAGACTTGGTTTAATTCTCATTGTTTGATTCTCAGTGACAGTTATATTTCTATTTGGATCAAAACTCGATGGTCCACTGTTTCCTCCATAAGAATACCTTGAATGGAGATGAGATCTAGGtgaattttcaattgctGAAATCTGTGAAGAATTTCCATGATGTTGTTGGAaagaatttcttttaaaaacGATTGCATTGGACTCATTTCTGCTAAAGCTATTAGACTTATTTTTCACTATGGGTATATTTGTATTGCTCATTTCTTGAAGGACTTAAAAATCGTGCTTCTTATTTATAATCATTGATATGCATGTACCCATGAGAAAATTCGCTTACCACTATTATGAGCAAAGATGAGTTTAATGATTATTATGTGACTATTTAGTCCTTGTTTAGTTGCCACTTCTTTATAAActatatcttttattttttgccttaaatatataaagtacgttaattttatttttgattcttAAATTTTAGGAAAAGTAATTACTTACTTAAGGTCCGACAGACATAGTAAAGAAAGAATGCGAGTAATAAACCAATAACTAAAGAACGAAAAGGTTCAAAGATAATcatgaaaagaaattgtaattttaaataaatataaaggAATTGTATAAATGTGTGACGATAAGTTTTCTATAAAAGACAACTGGTAAAGTAGCAGCTAGATCTATAAATGctattttcttcttgtcGTTATCATCAACCTTGGAGGTCATTACTTGGATCAAAAATTGTCTCTAAAAAAGCGAAACAAACTCATGCCAATAGAATTAAATAGTTTATTCTTGATATAGTTTGAGATTTCGGAATTTACTATGGCGTTTATGTTTTAGCTGATTTCTTTTGCAGAGATGCGAGttcattaaagaaattagcATTTACAATCGAATTTAAGGTTGTCAAACACATAGTTTGTTTGGATGGAGTGAAATTGTTTGATATCTGAAGAGTTGAATTATCGTTATTTCTATAAACATGGACTTTACTCTGTTGgtaaaaaaacattttaaCCCTATCCAAGTATTCAAAACCGTATAATTCGAAATAATTATTAGTGAAATTACAAAGTAATTGTATCACGTTTTGGAATGTTATGGAAGAATTTTCGACATGTTCTGATGGTATTACAGGGGAAGTATTTTTTACAGAACCTGCATctataatttgaaaatgaaaaaattatcaatgtTTGGTAAATTTGAGTATTTATTCAACTCCTCTTCATCCATTTCATGAAATTGTGAATAGTAATTTTTCACTCTATTCGAAAAACTTGTGATTGCGAATTTGTATGACTTATCAAAATAATCTTCATTGAACGATTTATTATGAATGTTATACCTTATGAAGTCTCGATTGTGACAAGTTATTTGTAATATCATTGGGATTATCGTAAATGTATTTGAGTTTTGGTTATACGCATCTAATTCCTGGACAACGTATTCTCTTctctttaaatttgaatttgtagCATCGAATATTGCAATATCACACtcatcattatcaataGACTCTAACAAATTATGCAATGTAATCTTTGCGaattcttctttcaaatttgaatgtTTTTGGTTGAAAAGTTCATCAACAAGATTTTTCTTACACATAGTTCTCCTTACACTCCCCGCATTAAAAACTGTGCACCGAAGATGCCTGCTTGATTGTTGTTTCTTTAGATAATGGATCAAATGGGATGCAATAGTAGACTTTCCCGTCGCAGGTAGTCCTACCAATATAATGACGAATTTGTTCTTATTATCAACATCTATTGGCGAGAGTTGTGGAATACTATCCAAAAAAATCTGACCAACTTCgttatttgtatttgtatttgaagAAGTCGTCTGAGTTTGTTCTTCTAAGACCGAACACGATGTAGCTCTTGAATATCTATTTAAGGAGAACAACGAGTTGATGGAATTTGTCGATGACTTATAAAATTCATTTGCTTCCGGCATCGTTTGTTTCTTCGAATAGTGCGGGATGAATGCAAATAACCTGATATCCTGAAGAATACGCTACTCGTTTGAAACTttcttaataataacaatggCGTTTGCTTGCTTGGTTGTCTTGATATCCGGTTCAAATACCTTGCGAGAGAAGATAAACTAGCGTTTCTTTAAAGCGTTCAtttataaatgaaataaaacaatGCTTCCAATCTGTAGGACCAttcataataaaattttgattcGTAAAccatttcattaatatattacataagttcatattttttcaatgaatcGTTTTTCAGATCGCAGGACGCTGTGTGAAATCTTCTCAGACAGGTGCGTATCCATTGCGCTGTTGGAACGCAAAGAGAAAATGGGACGGGACAACAAACGCTGCGCGAAGAAATCTCCGCGCACATTCACGGCTTCGgcgtttctttttctcgTATTTCTGGATGGTTCGCTCGGCTGAGAGCACCGTACGGTGCCGCACATTTTGCATGTAAATCGGTATGTAAGACCCGAACTGGAAGAACCTGAAGCAGCAGCAACAGCAGAAGCAATTGACTAAATCCACAATGGTGGGATAATGCTGGTCACGTGCACCAATATTCAACAATGCATTGCTGAACCAACGGCTCTTAAGGATACGTTTCTCTGCGTCAGTAACTATGTATACGCAATGGCAATGGTGTAATACCATCCATGGCTTAGTCATAGTAACGCTTGTCTCTTGGAAATGAACCCCAGAGTGTCCATTTCAGTGACTTTTGGTTCAACTGAGTATAATAGTCGTTCCATTCTTGTTCGGATAGTGCTTGATTTGTTTGATATTCAACGAAAAATACGTATTGCCATTTTCTAGTCGATAGTTTATTTGACGTAAAGGGTCTTGAATTAATTGAGCACATATTTAAGGAAAATTGCTTTAATACATTCAAAATATCCACTAATGAACCTGGTGAATCGTCAATAGTGAATGTAATTAAACTAATGTTTTCAGAGTCAGTCGATAATAACTCTTTCATAGGCGTAACTTCATTTCTTCTCTTCAAGACTAGAAATCTGGTGGTATTCCCTTTAATATCGTTTATATTAGCTTGTAAAATTTGTGCACCATTTATCTTTGCAGCAGCTTGACTGCCAATAgctaaatttaatatcttgTTTGGATTCCCATCTATGTCTAAACGAGTTTGCTGTTCCAGTGCAACTGTGACAGCTTCTGAGGTTGAGGATGTGTCAGATTTCCTGAATTTGATCTTTGGATATTTTTTACCCAAGTTTTCCAAATATTTTGCAACTTGGCCCCAAACTTGTGGGTGGGAATATATCTGGATTGTATCGTATTCTTCCTCCAATGTTTCCTTGAACTGGATATCATTAGATCCAATTAGACAATGCGCAATTGAGACATATTGCTCGCCAACAATTTTCAACAGAGGTTCATATAACTGCGACCCTTCTTTCTTAGTTGCATTTAACATTCTATCACGTAAAATATCATATGAAAATACAACTTGACCGTTCGTGGAGTTCTCTAGCGGAACAACAGAATAAGAGTACTCGTTATTCCTCtctaattcatcaaaaCAGTGTACAATTGAAGGCGATGGGATATATTTGACGTCGTTACTATTTTCAAATGCTTGTATTGCTGCTTGGTGAGAGTATGTCCCCTCTGGTCCcaaaaataatactttTTTCATAGCTTGATAGTCGTTTAGaaacaattgatatatGTGGTTCTTCTTAGTTAAGCAGTCACGCAAAACTTTTACCCAGAACGGTTCAAAATTATGAATAAATAACTTACCGTATTTTATAACCTTAGAATATACatctttttgaaatattatagcTCTTGAGTCGTTGGCTCGcttttcaattctttaaaataatatattaccCGTCTCTATGCTTTTGATGTGACGGATCAGCCGTTTCTGGTCATCTCAACATTAAGGTAAGAGACGTACTCTAAATCGCCCACACCCACCCATccacacacacacacacacacatttatataatcCAAACCTATCTTTATCAACAGTAACAGTGATGAAATAACgtaattaattttaagatGTTGCTATTCTCTTTCAAAAACATGTATCCAGTCCCCCCAGCATGCCTTTTAAAATCCTTGTGTCACAAAAAATGCAATGAGATAATTGCTTAAAAAGTGATAAATGTATAAAGTTAAAGTTCAAatagtttttttattgattataTAACTGTCTTAAATTTTAGCAAACAGCgttttatttctttaattagTTACTAATCCAGGTGTTCAATAATTCCCAAATCATCAAGTAGAATACATTCTAATGAAAGCCCTTCTATTTCccattttgttttttgttattaaatatgTTCTAGCAGATATTAACCCCATAGTTATTAACGGTAAGTATTTTGTTGATTCAGTCACCGGTGACCCGTTCTATATCAAAGGTGTGGATTATCAGCCTGGCGGCTCTTCTGAGTTTACTGGGAAGGGTGATCCATTATCGGATCCTGAAATTTGTGCAAGAgacatatatttattacaaaaCCTAGGTGTAAATACTATTAGAATTTACTCTATAAATCCCGATTTGAACCATGACAAGTGTATGACACTGTTGGCGACAGCAGGCATCTATATATTGTTGGATGTCAACTCTCCGTTACAAAATCAACATTTAAATAGATATGAGCCATGGATCACTTACAATGAACAATACCTGGAACATGTGTTTAAAATCATGGAgcatttttcttattataataacacCTTAGGCTATTTTGCtggaaatgaaattataaatgataaaaaatcaGCAAAAGTTGCACCAGTATACATTAAAAGATTAATTCAAGATATGAAGAAATATTCCACAAATCATTTAAACAGGGTTATTCCTGTAGGATACTCTGCTGCTGATGATTTAGATTACAGAGTGTCGTTGGCAAGTTATTTAGAGTGTGCAGATTCCAATATTGGCATGGATTCAACTGTCGACTTTTATGGAGTTAATTCATACCAATGGTGTGGCGAACAAACTATGAAAACGTCTGGTTATGACAAATTAGTCGAGGCGTATACCAATTATAGCAAACCCGTATTTTTTTCTGAATTTGGTTGTAATTTAGTTCAGCCTAGAACTTTTGGAGAGGTAAAGTCTATCTACTCAGATGCTATGTATAAAACATTTTGTGGTGGTCTTGTTTACGAATTTACACAGGAAGTAAACGATTATGGTTTAGTAAAAGAATCTAGTGATAAAAGTGTTACACTGTTACCTGACTTTAATACTTTATCTcttcaatataaaaatgttCAGACACCAACAAGAAAAGATTTGAACTTAGATTCTAATATTGTCATAGCTAATTcgaaacaaaaaaatttcgaTAGTGGTATCGAATGCAAACGCagatatcaaaatattgaaattgagGGGAAAATAGCAAAAGATGTGTCtgcaaatttaatttataaaggtgttaaattcaaaaaaggTCATTTCACAGATTTGAATGCAGATGATTTAGTTGTCAAACATGACATATTTGATGAGAATGGAGTGAAATTgaacaaagaaaaattgtCGATTACTGTCATCAATGAAATGGGAGCCTATGTATTGAGCAATGAAACgaacaaaaaagaaaataagaagaaaagCTCGGCAAATAACGCTAGTGTATATCTAAGTTTATTAGTTGGATCTCTGTTCTTATCACTTTTCCTCCAGTTCTAGATTACATACAGATATacacaatatatatatttcctATCTATCCTTTATCTACAATATAAaactatttttatttacgattatatgaatatgtttttgtttttgttcttgttcCGTGATCAGACATTACTACAATGTAAAAGAAGAACCAACCCATTTGCAACCATACCAACTGGAACATCTAACTAATTACTGAATGTATTGTAAGTTTACCTAATATGTTGCCATACTTTCCTATAAcactttatttaaataaacaaacACTCTAAAACACATTCCCGTCCTCTCGTGACAGTGTCACACTGAATTTGTGTCGCAACGCAAAACAAATTCACGTCAAAGTCGTTACGCGGCCTCTTTAACTGCCATTATAAAATCTCCTAAAACGGTATAATCTCGAATATTTGGAGCGTCCGGTTCCGTACGGTAATTTACTTCTTCTTCCCAATTAGGACAAAGCGAAATTGAGATGTCCAGCCAAAAAAGTCAAGACACGTAAAGATGATTTTACAAACGCACACacataataatttaatttgatatattttaaagagCATTAGCTTCTGTAACGTTAAAGGGGTATTCAACAGTGAAAAAAAGATAACTACAATCTGACAATTGTCTTGTTTTTACAAGAGAGTTCGTTCCTTTGAAATAAGGTGCCTCTCACAAGAAATCCACTCCATTAAAGGGCCAGGAaataactaataataagaCCTACAACAGTGAATCTATCTTCCTatctacatatatataaatgatgGCTAACGAATCTGAGACAATGATGTCCATGACTCCCGAGAAGGAGCGTGAATTGACTTCGAAGATATTAGAGAGAGCTGAAATTGCACAAATGACTCGTCAATTGAAAATCGGCTTAAACAAAGTATCCACGAATAAAGCTGTCAAATCGAATACAGGAACCAACAAGATGGGAGTTTTTCTACCAAGAAAAGACactaaaaaagaaacaaccAATGAAGAGAACATTAACCGttcaataaagaaaatgtcCCCTTCAAAGAATTACAGATCGGAGGAAAAATATGTACTCAATACCTCGTCATTGAATAACTACAACAGACCTGCAACTCCACCTCGAGTACCGCCTTCATCATCTGCATCTAATATGAATGAGATCGAGAATGAACAGGGACAGGAACGTATCGACAAtcataaattttcaaagcCAAAAATTCCTACAACTCCAAGGGCTGCAAACAATAATGCTTTATATTCATCATCACAACCAAGTAAAATATTGACTACTCCAAAGGGAAAGATTATCAATATCGATAATAAGATTAAAGATGAAAACAAGAATATTGAGGGCAATCAAAATGATAGCGGTGCAGATCTGTTGATGTATTTAGCAACAAGTCCATATGTCTCTAGCAAAACACCATATGATAGAATTCCTACCACACCATCAAGAAATCTTGAATCCGCAGAAAGTTCTTTACACAAGCTTGATCATGATTCGGCGGTCAGGTTCTCTCATATAAAACCTTCTATTTCGTCTCCTCAGTCAACGTTCAAGCAAACTTCAGTGCTTGACATCTCAGGTAATCAAGCTTCAGGTGTTTTCACTAACTCTATGTTGGATTCTCCAACAGTGTTCATCACCAACTCTCCatatcaaagaaaaaagaagcTAACCAGTAGCAGTCaaagtaataataactttaatGTATTACAGATTCCAACTACGCCTTCACGAGAACTACGTTCGTCACCCAACCCTAATTCATACTTATTGAAAACAcctaattttattatggGTGACTATGTGCACAATATCTTCAGTCCTTCACCTAAAgtcaatttttcatcaagTACTCTACCATCTAGTTCCGATAAGTATCTTGGTTCGTCTAATTCAAACTTAACTACTTCATCTAGAACGGTGAATGAGTTCACACTATCCAATACTTCTAATTCGAGAGATAATTCTGATAAATAATTGCATTCAATTTTTCGCATCTTATACAAAGCCAAATAGTATGAcataattaataatctaaatatttctatagttttattctattatttttgcatatatatcaaataaattattgtagtaaaatattgatagtGCTTTAAAGTATGATTGATTAATCAGTATTaactaaataatatatatatagaatgCTAATTATTTGGTATAATTTTTTGCAATGTAAGAACACATCTAAATTATATGATTAACTAATGATTGTTATGCTTGCGTTTTTTATGTGATTTATGATGATGATGCGATGCTTTTGATTTCTCTACAGGGATTTCGATTTCATCGGTTTCTCCAAGACCTTTCTCATTTTTAAAGACTTCTTTTCTCCATTCTCTTATTCTTTTAGACTTGGTAACCTTTCTCTTGTCCTTCATTCTCAATTCTTTTGGTCTGTATGGAGCAAATTTCTTCAAACCAATaaattgattcaattgtGTATCATCTGCATTGAAAATTTCCCTAGTAGTCAAACCAAAACTTTCTGGAGAAACTTCACGATAACGGAAACTTGGcttatcatcatctttgGAACGAGATCTTGACTTTCTCTCTTCCTGTTCTTGCtcaaattcttcaacaagggataatttattttgttcaaCAGCATTTTCAACAAGTTTGGTCAAgttctttttttctaatttctttgatttcttCTCACCCTTCCTTTCTTTTCTCGACTTAGTTGCCACTGGAGTGTCTTCATCGTTTTTGccttcatcttcatcttcactTCCATCTTCGCTCATATCAATTCCCTTTAACAAatcatcgtcatcatccCAAGTTGGCTTAgatttttgattataaaattCGTCATTAAATAACTCGGCAACCACTTGATCCCATTCATTATCCTTGTAATCGCTATTTAATAAAGTATTAGTAATCTTTTTCACcatattttcatcaatatcagcaccatattcttttttaatcATGTTTAAGACATCGGTTAATTTATGAACTTTTTcagttttctttttctggATTGCTTCgtctttcttctttatttcaGTTTGTTTTATgtctttttcttcatttctCTTCTTTCTACGAGACGAATTGTTAGATCTTCTCAAAGTGGCTTGATTACGAGCATAAGAAACAATTTCTGCTGCGTTTGGATCCTCATATCTGAAATTATAGGCGTGTTCAAATTGCTCAACTGcatcttcaaattcttcgtcatcttcttcaattttcaTTTCACCATCACCAGTCATCACCTTGTCACCTTTCTTTGGAATCCAAGCTTGTTGGTTGATGAATTCATCTAAGAATGCTTCTTCATTCTTGGATGGGTCAGGCAAATGAACTCTTTCAGATTTCGTAGCCTCTGGAGAGactttcttcttcaagAACCCTTCATCATCGTCAGAATTCGAACTATTTTCCTCGTCTTCTCCATCAAAagcatttttaatttcatccAGTAACTTTTTCTTCTCTGTAATTTGCTGTTCAGCATATGGTTGTTCAACCTCGCCCATATCATGATCACTTTCGTCATCTTTGAAAGTTTCACCATTTAATAAGTTCATTCTATGATAATCTTTCAAGTAAATTGGCTTCTGTTTTTCAACTGTACCAAGTGCTTTTACAGCATTTTCAGGGTCTTCAAAAAATCTCACCTCACCATTCAATAACTGATCCATGTCGTTATTTCTAATAGCAGAGATAACGTTATTAATACCGTCTTCAACTTCTTCAGTAATTAGCTCACCGTATTCATCTTCATTCTCACTGGAACTGCTCTCATCCGATTCAGAAACAGGGGTTTCTTTGACAACATCCTTAACTGGTGCGACGACTTGTTCTTTCAAGTTCTGTTTAGCTTCCTTAGCCTTTTTGGCAGCAGACTTCTTTCTTGGCATTTCTGGTTCTATTAGTGTTTTTCTGTcctttttaattgtttgtTTCGGCTAATATAACAATCCAGGAAGCTTCACTGCACAagcattaatatttataaggACAGTTACTAAACTTAAAAGGTACTATTCAATAGGTTTCCTGCACTACTAATtcgatgagatgagatgagatgagcttatggaatatttttcactgttaaaatttttagatCTTCGGAGTCAAGGAGGGTAACCTAatacattttttgaattttccAACATTACGGCATCTAAACCTAACTGCCCCCtttaaaaaacaaacatAAAACTGAAACTATAACAACTAATACATAATTAATAACCAACttcataaaaataaatggtGCAATTTAAGAGCTAAAACAAGATACAAGACGTGGTACATCAGTGTGCTTTAGACAAATTTGCAATAGTTGAGAAAGATTTTAGTTGTGAACTGCACAACATAGACTACGTTAGATAAAATAGAGATTTCTAATATTGGTGTAAATCATGGATAGTGGGAATAATAGACTGTTCCGTTTGCCTTTCCATCTTCCTAACTCGGTTACTGCTAGGAAGTGgtgtgtatatatatcagGTGTGTTGTATGCCGTTGGGTTTTGGCTATTTTTAGATGCAGTAATATATTCGAAGCATGCTAATGCTTCAGATCTGCATGTAACGTTTGTTGATTGGATTCCATTTTTGTGTAGCACATTTGGTACTATTATTGTGAGTtcaatagaaaaaaatagGTTACTGGAGGGTGCATTATCATCAGACTCAGGTCTTGGGTATATTGGAGATAGTCTAGACTCTACTCTAGCTTGGCAAGCTCGTGCGGTTTTATTCCTTGGGTTTGCATTACTAGCCGGTGGTATGTCTGGATCTGTGGTTCtcttaataataaaattcataGTGAAGGACTATACGTCGTATCCAACACTAGGAATGGGTATTAATAACGTTTTAGGAAACTTCTGTATAATTCTAAGTTGTGTCGTACTCTGGGTCGCACAAAATATGCAAGATGAATACTCATATTCCTTGAATCTTTAACTTGGCAAGCTAGGAAGATATGTATCATGAATGAAttataaatgtatatatacataagTGTATCTTCTAATTAATATATGCATAATAAGTAAACATCTCTTTTACTAAGTTAAACAAATAGCCGAATTATATTCTCATTTAAAGTGACTGTTTCTGTTGGTGTAATGTTTGGATGTTTATATTAAACCATAATACATGCGTAATGTGTGGGTGTACACATGTTTcagaaaaattcaaaaatgttcaaaaatgttcaaaaatgtttttttctttattttcgGTGTTGGACGCGTTAGCTTTGAAGTTGTTCCCCACAACCAGACATTTTGAATGGAAATTTTTAGTGCATAACCAGCAAAGAGTTGCGTGTAATCCATTGTTATTTTCTCCCTAAGTGTTATTATTCTCTGTCTAAAGTGATAGAAAGCTCTAGACAGGGATGCCtgtattttctttctgGTGCCGGTTGGATGTTTATTTTTCCAGTGCGGTGATGGTAATTATGTATTGCATAATATTATCGATTTGGTGTGAaactttttgaaaaattctttttacaataataatactgaTGGTAATTATGATACTGTTAATACTTAGCTtaatagtattattatGCTAGTTCATGATTATCTTTGatgaaatatcaatttgataattgaGTATTAGCAGTTTGACTTGACTTAgatttgatatatatattaggTGTATTTAAAGTATACTTACTGAAAGCTcatattcttcaaaagaaCTGGAAAACCACAACAAATCATACGTAAAAATGGCTCCATCTGGTatgttaaatattataataataaataatatgaaGTGCTTACTTTCGAGGAAtggaaaaaaaaatatggtAACTGTCAAGGCATGAATGTCTAGAACATTGATTGACTAAAGTTGATAAGGCTTTGATAACACAACGGAATATTTGGAAGTTACtctaattataaatttcaacTGCTTGATAAATGATAAACTGCTAGGTTTATGGCAACTATAATCAATGAaccaaaattaatttatagTGCTGCCGTTTACTAATGTAATGTGAAATCTCAGTTTAACAGTATTAATGAGTATATTAGAAAATCAAGCGAATTGACGTCTCTTTTCACGCTGTGTTTCCAAGTCGGTTATGTTTCCTGTTTAATGTGATATTTCTGACGATAGTTGCAATATATTCAAGCTCCTGGATGTGCTTCATATAAAAGATTGTGAATGTTTCTTTACTAACTATTACTTTAAtcgaatatttttttacttatcttaataaaaaattatgattAATACATTTCAATATAGCTAAGGCTTCTGCTGCTAAGAAAGCTGTTGTCAAGGGTACCAACGGTAAAAAGGCTTTGAAGATTAGAACTTCTGCTACTTTCAGACTTCCAAAGACCTTAAAGTTGGCTAGATCTCCAAAGTATGCTACCAAGTCTGTTCCACATTACAACAGATTAGATGCTTACAAGGTTATTGAACAACCAATTAACTCTGAAACCGCTATGAAATTAGTTGAAGATGGTAA comes from the Tetrapisispora phaffii CBS 4417 chromosome 1, complete genome genome and includes:
- the PFK27 gene encoding 6-phosphofructo-2-kinase (similar to Saccharomyces cerevisiae PFK27 (YOL136C); ancestral locus Anc_3.26), translating into MPEANEFYKSSTNSINSLFSLNRYSRATSCSVLEEQTQTTSSNTNTNNEVGQIFLDSIPQLSPIDVDNKNKFVIILVGLPATGKSTIASHLIHYLKKQQSSRHLRCTVFNAGSVRRTMCKKNLVDELFNQKHSNLKEEFAKITLHNLLESIDNDECDIAIFDATNSNLKRREYVVQELDAYNQNSNTFTIIPMILQITCHNRDFIRYNIHNKSFNEDYFDKSYKFAITSFSNRVKNYYSQFHEMDEEELNKYSNLPNIDNFFIFKL
- the PHA2 gene encoding prephenate dehydratase PHA2 (similar to Saccharomyces cerevisiae PHA2 (YNL316C); ancestral locus Anc_3.29), coding for MKKVLFLGPEGTYSHQAAIQAFENSNDVKYIPSPSIVHCFDELERNNEYSYSVVPLENSTNGQVVFSYDILRDRMLNATKKEGSQLYEPLLKIVGEQYVSIAHCLIGSNDIQFKETLEEEYDTIQIYSHPQVWGQVAKYLENLGKKYPKIKFRKSDTSSTSEAVTVALEQQTRLDIDGNPNKILNLAIGSQAAAKINGAQILQANINDIKGNTTRFLVLKRRNEVTPMKELLSTDSENISLITFTIDDSPGSLVDILNVLKQFSLNMCSINSRPFTSNKLSTRKWQYVFFVEYQTNQALSEQEWNDYYTQLNQKSLKWTLWGSFPRDKRYYD
- the GAS4 gene encoding 1,3-beta-glucanosyltransferase (similar to Saccharomyces cerevisiae GAS4 (YOL132W); ancestral locus Anc_3.34), which gives rise to MKALLFPILFFVIKYVLADINPIVINGKYFVDSVTGDPFYIKGVDYQPGGSSEFTGKGDPLSDPEICARDIYLLQNLGVNTIRIYSINPDLNHDKCMTLLATAGIYILLDVNSPLQNQHLNRYEPWITYNEQYLEHVFKIMEHFSYYNNTLGYFAGNEIINDKKSAKVAPVYIKRLIQDMKKYSTNHLNRVIPVGYSAADDLDYRVSLASYLECADSNIGMDSTVDFYGVNSYQWCGEQTMKTSGYDKLVEAYTNYSKPVFFSEFGCNLVQPRTFGEVKSIYSDAMYKTFCGGLVYEFTQEVNDYGLVKESSDKSVTLLPDFNTLSLQYKNVQTPTRKDLNLDSNIVIANSKQKNFDSGIECKRRYQNIEIEGKIAKDVSANLIYKGVKFKKGHFTDLNADDLVVKHDIFDENGVKLNKEKLSITVINEMGAYVLSNETNKKENKKKSSANNASVYLSLLVGSLFLSLFLQF
- the STB1 gene encoding Stb1p (similar to Saccharomyces cerevisiae STB1 (YNL309W) and YOL131W; ancestral locus Anc_3.37) is translated as MMANESETMMSMTPEKERELTSKILERAEIAQMTRQLKIGLNKVSTNKAVKSNTGTNKMGVFLPRKDTKKETTNEENINRSIKKMSPSKNYRSEEKYVLNTSSLNNYNRPATPPRVPPSSSASNMNEIENEQGQERIDNHKFSKPKIPTTPRAANNNALYSSSQPSKILTTPKGKIINIDNKIKDENKNIEGNQNDSGADLLMYLATSPYVSSKTPYDRIPTTPSRNLESAESSLHKLDHDSAVRFSHIKPSISSPQSTFKQTSVLDISGNQASGVFTNSMLDSPTVFITNSPYQRKKKLTSSSQSNNNFNVLQIPTTPSRELRSSPNPNSYLLKTPNFIMGDYVHNIFSPSPKVNFSSSTLPSSSDKYLGSSNSNLTTSSRTVNEFTLSNTSNSRDNSDK
- the KRI1 gene encoding Kri1p (similar to Saccharomyces cerevisiae KRI1 (YNL308C); ancestral locus Anc_3.39), translated to MPRKKSAAKKAKEAKQNLKEQVVAPVKDVVKETPVSESDESSSSENEDEYGELITEEVEDGINNVISAIRNNDMDQLLNGEVRFFEDPENAVKALGTVEKQKPIYLKDYHRMNLLNGETFKDDESDHDMGEVEQPYAEQQITEKKKLLDEIKNAFDGEDEENSSNSDDDEGFLKKKVSPEATKSERVHLPDPSKNEEAFLDEFINQQAWIPKKGDKVMTGDGEMKIEEDDEEFEDAVEQFEHAYNFRYEDPNAAEIVSYARNQATLRRSNNSSRRKKRNEEKDIKQTEIKKKDEAIQKKKTEKVHKLTDVLNMIKKEYGADIDENMVKKITNTLLNSDYKDNEWDQVVAELFNDEFYNQKSKPTWDDDDDLLKGIDMSEDGSEDEDEGKNDEDTPVATKSRKERKGEKKSKKLEKKNLTKLVENAVEQNKLSLVEEFEQEQEERKSRSRSKDDDKPSFRYREVSPESFGLTTREIFNADDTQLNQFIGLKKFAPYRPKELRMKDKRKVTKSKRIREWRKEVFKNEKGLGETDEIEIPVEKSKASHHHHKSHKKRKHNNH
- the VPS68 gene encoding Vps68p (similar to Saccharomyces cerevisiae VPS68 (YOL129W); ancestral locus Anc_3.40) gives rise to the protein MDSGNNRLFRLPFHLPNSVTARKWCVYISGVLYAVGFWLFLDAVIYSKHANASDLHVTFVDWIPFLCSTFGTIIVSSIEKNRLLEGALSSDSGLGYIGDSLDSTLAWQARAVLFLGFALLAGGMSGSVVLLIIKFIVKDYTSYPTLGMGINNVLGNFCIILSCVVLWVAQNMQDEYSYSLNL